The Arachis hypogaea cultivar Tifrunner chromosome 16, arahy.Tifrunner.gnm2.J5K5, whole genome shotgun sequence genome contains a region encoding:
- the LOC140179819 gene encoding shewanella-like protein phosphatase 1, with the protein MHLTETNFSLIVGDLHGDLKQARYALQMAGVLSSNGQDLWTGGETVLIQVGDILDRDEEEIAILSLLRSLDKQAKAKGGAVFQVLLRGPKNFGEAVKHLGLALGVLYSYIKPYVRSKGRKFEKVRGRKNSKGLGV; encoded by the exons ATGCATCTCACTGAAACCAATTTTTCTTTAATAGTTGGAGATCTACATGGAGATCTTAAGCAGGCTAGATATGCACTTCAAATGGCTGGTGTATTGAGCTCTAATGGTCAAGACTTATGGACTGGTGGAGAAACG GTGTTGATTCAAGTTGGAGATATACTAGATcgagatgaagaagaaattgctATCTTGTCCTTGTTGCGATCATTGGATAAACAGGCAAAGGCAAAAGGTGGAGCTGTGTTTCAG gTCCTTCTTAGAGGCCCAAAGAACTTCGGGGAAGCAGTGAAACACTTGGGTCTTGCTCTTGGTGTTCTTTACAGCTATATCAAGCCTTATGTACGATCTAAGGGAAGGAAGTTTGAGAAGGTTAGAGGAAGGAAGAATAGCAAAGGACTTGGGGTTTAA
- the LOC112754639 gene encoding uncharacterized protein, with protein sequence MAKNDDGRTPWSRTVDIQYLIVDCPSPYNIILGRPALNMFRAVVSTFHLCVKFQAEDGKIATLYSDRQQARQCYNASLKKSAAGQEFQQEVKAIHSTNEVLFLAELDPRGDTQERPQPADELQKVPLTSKPEQVTYIGQALQEQERSELIKVLQANADLFAWTPADMPGIDPNVICHKLTTDRTIRPITQNKRNLRAEKSKAALEETRKLLSANCIKEIRFTTWLLNVVMVRKNSGTWRMCVDFTDLNKACPKDAYPLPCIDKLVDSASGFKSLSFMDAYSGYNQILIHPEDQSKTAFITEHGNFCYRVILFGLKNAGATYQRLMDKVFRHQIG encoded by the coding sequence ATGGCTAAAAACGATGATGGGAGAACCCCGTGGTCACGAACCGTCGACATACAATATCTTATAGTTGATTGCCCCAGTCCTTACAATATTATTCTCGGAAGACCTGCTCTAAACATGTTCAGGGCAGTAGTATCCACTTTTCATCTATGTGTTAAATTTCAGGCAGAAGATGGCAAGATAGCGACACTCTACTCAGACCGCCAACAAGCTCGGCAATGCTACAATGCAAGTCTAAAGAAGTCGGCTGCAGGACAAGAATTCCAACAAGAAGTCAAAGCAATTCACAGCACAAACGAGGTACTGTTCCTAGCAGAGCTTGACCCTCGAGGGGACACCCAAGAAAGGCCCCAACCAGCAGACGAGCTCCAGAAAGTCCCATTGACGTCAAAACCTGAGCAAGTCACATATATTGGCCAAGCACTCCAAGAACAAGAAAGATCAGAGCTCATAAAAGTGTTACAAGCCAACGCCGACCTATTCGCCTGGACCCCGGCGGATATGCCAGGTATAGACCCAAACGTCATTTGTCACAAGCTCACCACTGACAGGACGATCCGACCTATAACTCAAAACAAAAGGAATCTCAGAGCAGAAAAGTCAAAGGCGGCCCTAGAGGAAACCAGGAAACTCCTCAGTGCCAACTGCATCAAAGAGATCCGCTTCACCACATGGCTGTTaaatgtggtaatggtaaggaaaaATTCAGGTacatggcgcatgtgcgtcgacttcacAGATCTGAACAAAGCATGCCCTAAAGATGCATACCCTTTACCGTGCATTGACAAACTCGTAGACAGTGCATCTGGTTTCAAAAGCttaagcttcatggatgcatattctggctACAACCAGATCCTCATTCATCCAGAAGACCAAAGCAAGACAGCATTTATAACTGAACATGGAAATTTTTGTTATAGAGTGATTCTATTTGgtctaaagaatgcaggtgcgaCATACCAACGACTCATGGACAAGGTTTTTCGTCATCAGATAGGTTGA
- the LOC112754640 gene encoding uncharacterized protein, producing the protein MTFFNGPNNEPVLCRAFPTYLDSAALLWFSKLPAGSISSFEELAKSFIDYFVAARIYVHGSDYLRTICQGPHESLKDYMTRFAEATMEIPDLDPAFHLHALKASLKSGKFRETIVVTKLKTLEEFRERAAGQMEIEELREAERTERIKARREESRTIRSADNKDSRKPFKLTPKFDNYTRFNTKREKIIKEILNSKIIKPLARARSYQDQRFVDKSKHYAFHQKYGHTTDECMIAKDLLERLGRKGLLDKYIEGRKHKENSRYREEHQQTSGSKEGNKWPNNTPPKGVMNCISGGFAGGGETASA; encoded by the coding sequence ATGACATTTTTTAACGGCCCTAACAATGAGCCTGTGCTTTGCAGGGCTTTCCCTACTTACCTCGACAGTGCTGCATtactttggttttcaaaattacCTGCAGGGTCAATCTCTTCATTCGAAGAACTAGCAAAGTCCTTCATCGACTACTTCGTAGCAGCACGGATATACGTGCACGGATCAGATTATCTCAGAACCATCTGCCAAGGTCCACATGAAAGCTTAAAAGATTACATGACCAGATTTGCAGAAGCCACCATGGAGATACCAGATCTGGACCCTGCTTTTCACCTACACGCCCTTAAGGCCAGCCTTAAATCCGGAAAGTTCAGGGAAACGATCGTGGTAACTAAGCTGAAGACGTTAGAGGAGTTTCGGGAAAGGGCGGCCGGACAGATGGAGATTGAAGAGCTCCGTGAAGCCGAAAGAACAGAAAGAATAAAAGCCAGACGAGAGGAAAGTAGAACAATAAGGTCGGCCGACAACAAAGACTCCAGGAAACCATTCAAGCTCACCCCGAAGTTCGACAACTACACCAGATTCAACACAAAGAGGGAAAAGATAATTAAAGAGATACTCAACTCTAAAATCATAAAACCTCTAGCAAGAGCAAGGAGCTACCAGGATCAGAGATTTGTGGACAAAAGCAAACATTATGCTTTTCATCAAAAATATGGACATACAACCGACGAATGCATGATAGCGAAGGACTTGTTAGAAAGATTAGGTCGGAAAGGCCTCTTGGACAAATACATTGAAGGAAGAAAGCATAAGGAAAACAGCCGGTACCGAGAAGAGCATCAACAAACCTCGGGGAGCAAGGAAGGCAATAAATGGCCGAACAATACCCCACCAAAGGGGGTCATGAATTGCATATCCGGAGGATTCGCCGGGGGAGGTGAAACAGCCTCGGCATGA